One stretch of Gopherus flavomarginatus isolate rGopFla2 chromosome 2, rGopFla2.mat.asm, whole genome shotgun sequence DNA includes these proteins:
- the CAVIN4 gene encoding caveolae-associated protein 4 produces MDHHEVTLEADKIHQNRLSNVTEDEEQDAAYTIVTVLDKVASIVHSVQESQKRIEERHREMENAIKTIQIDVLKLAQTHGNTGYTVNKLLEKTCKVSSHVKEVRARVEKQSANVRKVEAKQEEMLRKNKFRVVIYQEETECPSSLSVIKDRARGENLEEQFFPPDDLSSDEEYYIDESRTSRFKKSGMRRIDNIKKAFSRENMQKTRQNFGKKVTRLRTRIVTPERRERLRQSGERLKQSGIRLKKTISKAAPTKETFKLNKKDKERTVAEGQEGIQEAGVHAVSASGAEEPVTEEISYTEVITKVKKDKGSGTKGTSQPAEKIVLKQEATEGGVDNVLLLDLKHPA; encoded by the exons ATGGATCACCATGAAGTTACCTTGGAGGCTGACAAAATCCATCAAAATCGTCTCTCAAATGTCACAGAAGATGAAGAGCAAGATGCTGCATATACAATTGTGACAGTCCTAGATAAAGTGGCTAGCATTGTACACAGTGTACAGGAGAGCCAGAAAAGAATTGAAGAGCGACACAGAGAAATGGAGAACGCTATCAAGACCATACAGATTGATGTTTTAAAGCTTGCCCAGACTCATGGCAATACAGGCTATACTGTTAACAAGTTGCTTGAGAAAACCTGCAAAGTTAGTTCCCATGTTAAAGAAGTGAGGGCACGTGTGGAAAAGCAGAGTGCTAATGTGCGAAAGGTTGAAGCAAAACAAGAGGAGATGCTGAGAAAAAACAAATTTCGGGTTGTAATATACCAG GAGGAAACAGAATGCCCATCTTCGCTGTCTGTTATCAAAGACAGGGCAAGAGGTGAAAACCTAGAGGAGCAATTTTTCCCACCTGATGACCTCTCTTCTGATGAAGAATATTATATAGACGAAAGCAGAACATCCCGATTTAAAAAATCAGGCATGAGACGCATAGATAATATCAAAAAGGCATTTTCAAGGGAAAATATGCAGAAGACCAGACAAAATTTTGGCAAGAAGGTGACCAGGCTTCGAACTAGAATAGTGACACCAGAGAGGCGAGAGAGACTGAGGCAGTCAGGAGAGAGGCTGAAACAATCTGGGATAAGGCTCAAGAAAACTATTTCAAAAGCTGCTCCAACAAAGGAGACATTCAAGCTCAATAAGAAAGATAAAGAGCGAACAGTAGCTGAAGGGCAAGAAGGAATCCAGGAAGCTGGTGTGCATGCAGTTTCAGCGAGTGGGGCAGAAGAACCAGTCACAGAAGAGATTTCCTACACAGAAGTGATCACTAAAGTAAAGAAAGACAAAGGCAGTGGAACAAAAGGCACATCCCAGCCAGCAGAGAAAATCGTTCTTAAACAGGAGGCAACAGAAGGAGGAGTTGATAATGTTCTTCTGTTGGACCTCAAGCATCCAGCATAA